A window from Desulfotignum phosphitoxidans DSM 13687 encodes these proteins:
- the trxB gene encoding thioredoxin-disulfide reductase — translation MSAFDYDLVIIGAGPAGLTAGLYAARARLNVLLLEKAVPGGQIIVTDWIENYPGFPEGISGFDLAEKMKIQAEAFGLKIDTAEVHSLALTPDVKEVVLQDKRIKAKSLIIASGASPKKLGIGEDRYMGKGISFCATCDAPFFKEKTVVAVGGGDTAVQEAIYLTKFVKKVYLLHRRDELRATKILQERAFANDKIEILWDTVATGVDGFFGIEGVHVKNVKTGEEKTLKADGCFIWVGTLPNTDFLKDAVDTDAYGFIRTDAKMQTSVSGVFAVGDVRDTPLRQVSTAVGDGAIAAVSAEHYLENIIK, via the coding sequence ATGAGCGCTTTCGATTATGATCTTGTAATTATCGGTGCCGGTCCGGCCGGACTTACCGCCGGACTTTATGCGGCCAGAGCCAGATTGAATGTGCTGCTCCTAGAAAAAGCCGTTCCCGGAGGACAGATCATTGTCACGGACTGGATTGAAAACTATCCCGGCTTTCCCGAAGGAATCAGCGGGTTTGATCTGGCTGAAAAGATGAAAATTCAGGCCGAAGCATTCGGCCTGAAAATAGATACGGCTGAAGTGCATTCTCTGGCTTTGACACCGGATGTCAAGGAAGTGGTGCTTCAGGACAAACGGATCAAAGCCAAAAGCCTGATTATTGCATCGGGCGCATCTCCTAAAAAACTGGGCATCGGTGAAGACCGGTATATGGGCAAAGGCATTTCTTTTTGCGCCACCTGCGACGCCCCCTTTTTCAAGGAAAAAACCGTGGTGGCGGTCGGGGGTGGAGACACAGCGGTACAGGAAGCGATTTACCTGACAAAATTTGTTAAAAAAGTATATCTGCTCCATCGCCGGGACGAATTGCGGGCCACCAAAATTCTTCAGGAAAGAGCTTTTGCCAACGATAAAATCGAAATTCTCTGGGATACGGTTGCCACCGGTGTAGACGGATTTTTCGGTATTGAAGGCGTGCATGTGAAAAACGTCAAAACCGGCGAGGAAAAAACATTAAAAGCCGATGGGTGTTTTATCTGGGTGGGGACACTTCCCAACACGGACTTTTTAAAAGATGCGGTAGACACTGATGCCTATGGTTTTATCCGAACCGATGCCAAAATGCAGACCAGCGTTTCCGGGGTTTTTGCTGTCGGTGATGTGAGAGACACCCCATTACGGCAGGTGTCCACTGCTGTGGGCGATGGTGCCATAGCAGCTGTTTCCGCTGAACATTATCTTGAGAACATAATCAAATGA
- a CDS encoding PhoH family protein, translating to MKKIFILDTNVILHDSGCVHQFKDNDICIPITVIEELDKFKKGNNIINCNARDFLRTLDALSSEKMFEKGVPVANGKGSISICLDMALDEVIKNNFTEITSDIKILNIAYMVAKKHQFKNVIFVTKDVNLRLRARSIGLKTENYNSKFVENLSDMYTGLQVLEHVSPQVFDALYKKPFEVPMSVLEMDTTFYTNENLILKNGSNSALAVYDGPRQFVRLIQPTVCYGIKPRNAEQTFALHAMLNPDIPLVTVSGKAGTGKTLLALAAALEKKQQYRQIFVARPVVPLSNKDLGFLPGDVASKLDPYMQPLYDNLTVIQNHFNEQNTQAKQIRELLEEEKIVITPISYIRGRSIVRVFFIVDEAQNLTPHEVKTIITRAGEGTKIVFTGDIFQIDHPYLDSQTNGLAYIIEKMKGQPLYAHVNLEKGERSELAELAAKIL from the coding sequence ATGAAAAAAATTTTTATTCTGGACACCAATGTGATTCTTCATGACAGCGGGTGTGTTCACCAGTTCAAGGACAATGATATCTGTATCCCCATCACGGTGATAGAAGAGCTGGATAAATTCAAAAAAGGCAACAACATCATTAATTGCAATGCCAGAGACTTTTTGAGAACGCTGGATGCATTGTCCAGTGAAAAAATGTTTGAAAAGGGTGTGCCTGTTGCCAATGGGAAAGGCTCGATTTCCATTTGTCTGGATATGGCCCTGGATGAGGTCATAAAAAATAATTTCACGGAAATCACATCTGATATCAAGATCTTGAACATCGCTTATATGGTGGCCAAAAAACACCAATTTAAGAATGTCATTTTTGTTACCAAGGATGTGAACTTACGCCTTCGGGCCAGATCCATTGGATTGAAAACAGAAAATTATAATTCGAAATTTGTTGAAAACCTGTCAGACATGTACACGGGTCTTCAGGTCTTGGAACATGTTTCCCCACAGGTTTTCGATGCATTGTACAAAAAACCGTTTGAAGTGCCCATGTCCGTTCTGGAAATGGATACCACATTTTATACCAATGAAAATCTTATTTTAAAAAATGGATCCAACTCGGCACTGGCCGTTTACGATGGGCCGCGTCAGTTTGTTCGATTGATTCAGCCAACGGTATGTTACGGCATCAAACCCAGAAACGCCGAGCAGACATTTGCGCTTCATGCCATGCTCAACCCTGATATTCCGCTGGTGACCGTGTCAGGTAAAGCAGGGACGGGTAAAACCCTTTTGGCCCTGGCAGCAGCGCTGGAAAAAAAACAACAGTACCGGCAGATTTTTGTTGCCAGACCGGTCGTGCCTTTGAGTAACAAGGATTTGGGATTTCTTCCCGGAGATGTGGCTTCCAAACTGGATCCGTATATGCAGCCGTTGTACGACAACCTGACTGTGATCCAGAACCATTTCAACGAACAGAATACACAGGCCAAACAGATCCGGGAACTTCTTGAGGAGGAAAAAATCGTGATCACCCCCATTTCCTACATCCGGGGGCGATCCATTGTGCGGGTATTTTTTATTGTGGATGAGGCGCAGAACCTGACACCTCATGAGGTGAAAACCATTATCACCCGGGCCGGAGAAGGTACTAAAATTGTTTTTACCGGGGATATCTTCCAGATTGATCATCCCTATCTGGACAGTCAGACCAACGGCTTGGCCTATATCATCGAAAAGATGAAAGGTCAGCCGCTGTATGCCCATGTCAATCTGGAAAAAGGGGAACGATCCGAGCTGGCGGAGCTGGCGGCCAAAATTTTATAA
- the rbr gene encoding rubrerythrin, translated as MSSLKGTQTEKNLLTAFSGESQARNRYTYFASAAKKEGYVQISDIFTETANQEKEHAKRLFKFLEGGEVEIAAAFPAGVIGTTLENLYAAAEGEAYEWNEMYPEFAATARKEGFDAIAAVFEAIAVAEKQHDKRYKDLAANIEAGKVFKKDTPVTWRCRNCGYLHEGAEAPDMCPACAHEKAHFEVLGENW; from the coding sequence ATGAGCTCATTAAAAGGAACCCAGACTGAAAAGAATCTTTTAACCGCTTTTTCCGGTGAATCTCAAGCCAGAAACCGGTACACCTATTTTGCCAGTGCCGCCAAAAAAGAAGGATATGTTCAAATTTCAGACATTTTCACGGAAACCGCCAACCAGGAAAAAGAGCATGCCAAAAGATTGTTCAAATTCCTGGAAGGGGGGGAAGTTGAAATCGCTGCTGCGTTTCCGGCAGGTGTCATCGGCACCACGCTTGAAAACCTCTATGCTGCGGCTGAAGGCGAGGCGTACGAATGGAATGAAATGTATCCGGAATTTGCCGCCACTGCCAGAAAAGAAGGATTTGATGCAATTGCCGCCGTGTTTGAAGCCATCGCTGTTGCGGAAAAACAGCATGACAAACGGTATAAGGACCTGGCAGCCAATATTGAAGCCGGCAAAGTTTTTAAAAAAGACACACCGGTCACCTGGCGGTGCCGCAACTGCGGGTATCTGCATGAAGGCGCTGAAGCTCCGGACATGTGCCCGGCATGTGCCCATGAAAAAGCCCATTTTGAGGTACTGGGAGAAAACTGGTAA
- a CDS encoding Fur family transcriptional regulator: MDRFTQLCKAHGLKVTPQRVAVYKALKKATDHPCADKIHKQLLTDFPNISLDTVNRTLLTFARIRIIDVVEGQGDPRRFDPNLDEHHHFYCLSCNTIIDFHAPELKHIQLPDDITRSFTITGKRLCLTGYCARCRNHAPDKVTAVG; this comes from the coding sequence GTGGACCGGTTCACACAGTTATGTAAAGCCCATGGGCTCAAGGTCACGCCTCAGCGGGTTGCCGTTTACAAGGCACTCAAAAAGGCAACCGATCACCCCTGTGCAGATAAAATCCATAAACAGCTTCTCACGGATTTTCCAAACATCTCATTGGATACGGTGAACCGCACCCTGCTCACCTTTGCCAGAATACGTATTATCGATGTCGTGGAAGGACAGGGAGATCCCAGGCGGTTTGATCCCAACCTGGATGAACATCACCATTTTTACTGTCTGTCTTGCAACACCATCATTGATTTCCATGCTCCGGAACTGAAACACATTCAACTGCCGGATGACATCACCCGTTCATTCACAATCACCGGAAAACGGCTCTGCCTGACCGGATATTGTGCCCGATGCCGAAACCATGCCCCCGACAAGGTTACGGCGGTTGGATAA
- the aroF gene encoding 3-deoxy-7-phosphoheptulonate synthase, which produces MLIVMKKNATDHQIQVVVAAVEKKGYTARPIPGGDRVSIGILYNSGSVDAGHFLGFDGVKEVIPVTKPYKLVSREFRQENTQICVGEAVFGNGTMPVIAGPCAVESLDQVLAIAKAVKKAGAKLFRGGAFKPRTSPYSFQGLGQQGLEYLTRVREETGLPVVTEVMDVETFDMVEASADIIQIGTRNMQNFTLLRRAGKAKKPIILKRGMSAMLQEWLMAAEYIMEEGNANVILCERGVRTFVRHSRNTLDLSVVPAVKKESHLPVIVDPSHAAGVRDLVIPLACASAALGADGLMIEVHNHPEEALSDGGQSLYPDQFEQTMKKLTDIRTVIESS; this is translated from the coding sequence ATGTTAATCGTAATGAAAAAAAATGCAACGGATCATCAAATCCAGGTTGTTGTTGCGGCGGTTGAGAAAAAAGGGTATACTGCCAGGCCTATTCCCGGAGGAGACCGGGTTTCCATCGGAATCCTGTATAACAGCGGCTCTGTGGACGCCGGCCACTTTCTGGGGTTCGATGGTGTAAAGGAGGTCATTCCGGTGACAAAACCCTATAAACTTGTCAGCCGGGAATTCAGACAGGAAAACACCCAGATCTGCGTCGGGGAAGCGGTTTTCGGCAACGGCACCATGCCTGTCATTGCCGGTCCCTGTGCGGTTGAATCCCTGGATCAGGTGCTGGCCATTGCCAAAGCCGTAAAAAAAGCGGGCGCCAAACTGTTCAGGGGCGGGGCGTTCAAACCTCGAACTTCTCCTTATTCTTTTCAGGGATTAGGGCAGCAGGGACTGGAATATTTAACCCGTGTCAGAGAAGAAACCGGACTGCCCGTGGTAACCGAGGTGATGGATGTGGAAACATTTGACATGGTGGAAGCCAGTGCGGATATCATCCAGATCGGCACAAGAAACATGCAGAACTTCACACTGTTGCGGCGGGCGGGAAAAGCGAAAAAACCGATTATTCTGAAGCGGGGCATGTCTGCCATGCTTCAGGAATGGCTCATGGCGGCGGAATATATCATGGAAGAAGGAAACGCAAACGTGATTCTGTGCGAGCGCGGGGTCCGGACGTTTGTTCGACACAGCAGAAACACGCTGGATCTGTCCGTGGTACCGGCAGTGAAAAAAGAAAGCCATTTGCCCGTTATCGTGGACCCCAGTCACGCAGCCGGTGTCAGAGACCTGGTCATTCCCCTTGCCTGTGCTTCTGCAGCACTCGGAGCAGATGGCCTGATGATAGAGGTTCATAATCATCCGGAAGAAGCCTTGAGTGACGGTGGCCAGTCGCTGTATCCGGACCAGTTTGAACAAACCATGAAAAAACTGACCGATATCCGTACCGTGATTGAATCCTCGTGA
- the aroB gene encoding 3-dehydroquinate synthase: protein MIKTYHISGQQGASAIHVGAHLSDIAAYLPDQPLVIITDHNIKAHYAHAFPEAPVICIGTGEKIKTLTTVAFILDQLMELGCDRSVFILGIGGGIVCDITGFVASVFMRGVAFGFVSTSLLSQVDASVGGKNGVNVSDYKNMAGVFNQPRFVICDPAMLTTLPAPEISNGLAEIVKHALIADTDMLTFLEKNQKKALALDPEIIFHLISRCVAIKARVVQEDEKESGARRKLNFGHTLGHAIEKLDPSGHGKAVSRGMVAAARFSYDKKQLCVRDTDRIIRLLQGLGLPTDLNYAADKIDSAVKQDKKKQGDGLFFVFLEALGSARVEKIHFNEITAFIQENFVS, encoded by the coding sequence GTGATAAAGACGTATCATATCTCAGGCCAGCAAGGTGCTTCAGCGATTCATGTGGGCGCGCATTTGTCCGATATTGCCGCTTATCTTCCGGATCAGCCCCTGGTGATCATCACTGATCACAACATCAAGGCACATTATGCCCATGCTTTTCCTGAGGCACCCGTGATATGCATCGGTACCGGAGAAAAGATCAAAACCCTGACCACGGTGGCGTTCATCCTGGATCAGCTCATGGAACTGGGGTGTGATCGATCGGTTTTCATCTTAGGCATCGGCGGTGGTATTGTCTGCGATATCACAGGTTTTGTCGCATCTGTTTTCATGCGGGGGGTGGCCTTTGGATTTGTCTCCACCTCTTTGCTGTCACAGGTCGATGCCAGTGTCGGGGGAAAAAACGGGGTAAATGTGTCTGATTACAAAAACATGGCCGGTGTATTCAATCAGCCCCGGTTTGTGATCTGCGACCCGGCAATGCTCACCACGTTGCCGGCACCTGAAATTTCCAATGGCCTTGCCGAAATTGTCAAACATGCGCTGATTGCGGATACTGACATGCTGACTTTTCTGGAAAAAAATCAAAAAAAAGCGCTGGCCCTGGATCCGGAAATCATTTTTCACCTGATATCCCGTTGCGTGGCCATCAAAGCCCGGGTGGTGCAGGAGGATGAAAAAGAATCCGGGGCCCGACGAAAGCTGAACTTCGGCCATACCTTAGGCCATGCCATTGAAAAACTGGACCCGTCGGGACACGGCAAAGCGGTCTCCCGGGGCATGGTTGCTGCCGCGCGGTTTTCATATGATAAAAAACAGCTTTGTGTCCGGGATACCGACCGAATCATTCGCCTGCTCCAGGGATTGGGACTGCCCACTGATCTGAATTATGCGGCGGATAAAATCGATAGTGCCGTCAAACAGGATAAAAAAAAACAGGGAGACGGTTTGTTTTTTGTTTTTTTAGAAGCCCTCGGATCCGCCCGGGTGGAAAAAATTCATTTCAATGAGATCACCGCCTTTATCCAAGAAAACTTTGTCTCTTGA
- the rpmB gene encoding 50S ribosomal protein L28 translates to MSKECAICGKKPMVGNNVSHAHNLNKRRFNPNLQRVRALIKPGCVKKIDVCTRCIKAGKVTKAA, encoded by the coding sequence ATGTCAAAAGAATGTGCTATTTGCGGCAAAAAACCGATGGTTGGCAATAATGTCAGTCATGCCCACAACTTAAATAAACGGCGTTTCAATCCCAACCTGCAGCGGGTTCGTGCACTTATCAAACCCGGGTGTGTCAAAAAAATCGATGTGTGCACCCGTTGCATCAAAGCCGGAAAAGTGACAAAGGCTGCCTGA
- a CDS encoding outer membrane protein assembly factor BamD yields MRTIICLICLAFLVSGCALFDSSRRMEKTADQLAADGASAFMNEKYRAAITEYTDLKDWYPFSRYAILAELKIADAHFQLKEYDQAIAAYDQFERMHPRNEAVPYVINQIGLCWFNQMDTVDRDITPAKNAMAQFKRLMEQFPDSEYAQEAPERIQACIDKIAGHELYVAKFYMKTGQYHAGLKRLEYIVEFYPGTEQSETALNLIPECAALAEDTEKE; encoded by the coding sequence ATGAGAACTATAATCTGTCTGATATGTCTGGCTTTTCTGGTGTCTGGATGCGCTTTGTTCGACAGTTCCCGGCGAATGGAAAAAACCGCGGATCAACTGGCGGCCGACGGCGCTTCTGCATTCATGAACGAAAAGTACAGAGCAGCGATTACCGAATATACGGATCTGAAAGACTGGTATCCGTTTTCCCGATATGCCATTCTGGCGGAGTTGAAAATTGCCGATGCCCATTTTCAACTCAAAGAATATGATCAGGCCATCGCTGCCTATGATCAATTCGAAAGAATGCACCCCAGAAATGAAGCCGTTCCTTATGTCATCAATCAAATCGGCCTGTGCTGGTTCAATCAGATGGATACGGTGGACAGGGACATTACTCCGGCAAAGAATGCCATGGCTCAGTTCAAACGGCTCATGGAGCAGTTTCCGGACAGTGAATACGCTCAGGAAGCACCGGAACGTATCCAGGCCTGCATCGACAAGATTGCCGGTCATGAACTGTACGTGGCAAAATTCTACATGAAAACCGGACAGTATCACGCAGGATTGAAACGGCTTGAATACATTGTGGAATTCTATCCCGGGACGGAGCAGAGTGAAACCGCATTGAACCTGATTCCGGAATGTGCGGCCCTGGCAGAAGATACAGAAAAAGAGTAA
- a CDS encoding RelA/SpoT family protein, protein MIRITDILDTISEYNPDADLDIIDRAYVYSARVHEGQVRLSGEPYLSHPLEVAQILADMRLDVESIAAALLHDVIEDTPATKEDIQDLFGPGVAHIVEGVTKLSALPFSNKAAQQAESLRKMILAMADDIRVVLIKLADRLHNMRTLKYHKKPEKQAAIAQETLDIYAPIAARLGIFWVKNELEEIAFFYTLPDEYEHIDAMVNRAKDEKEDYIKEVSTSLHYKMEEMELPCDIKGRYKQHYSIYQKMISQNLDFDEVYDIIAFRIILDTVPQCYAAMGAIHSMWKPIYYKIKDYIGNPKPNMYQSIHTTVIGPKGERVEIQIRTREMDRIAESGIAAHWSYKEGTHIDENTGEMFAWIRNLVENQENFNDPDEFLENVRIDLYPDEIYVITPAGEIKTLPRGATPVDFAYLIHTEVGAECTGAKVNGKIVPLAHELKTGDTVEIITTKGHTPSPDWLTFVKTVKARTKIRGLINAREKERSYSLGREMCEKLFRKKNQNFNALIKSGHIGEVADTFGFKSVDDLIAHVGFGKLTPMQVLNKALPNLEKEGKEEEEAILPKSAGNRSKKSDTGIIVKGLNDVLVKFSKCCNPLPGDPITGYITQGQGVTIHRKNCINVLKMSPERLIDVQWSGEYHDSYPASIRIKTDDRFGLLADIALVITKNNANILNAKTDTSDTGVAMFYFTIMVESSSQLRKIMSALRRVKKVTEVKRVVRHE, encoded by the coding sequence ATGATTCGGATCACGGACATACTGGATACCATTTCAGAGTATAATCCGGATGCGGATCTGGATATCATTGACCGGGCCTATGTATATTCAGCCCGGGTCCATGAAGGGCAGGTGAGGCTGTCTGGTGAACCTTATCTGTCTCATCCGCTGGAAGTGGCTCAGATTCTGGCGGATATGCGGCTGGATGTGGAAAGTATTGCTGCAGCCCTGCTGCATGATGTGATTGAAGATACACCTGCCACCAAGGAAGATATTCAGGACCTGTTCGGTCCGGGGGTGGCCCATATTGTGGAAGGGGTGACCAAATTATCAGCCCTGCCGTTTTCCAATAAAGCGGCCCAGCAGGCGGAATCGTTGAGAAAAATGATTCTGGCCATGGCCGATGACATCCGGGTGGTGCTTATCAAGCTGGCGGACCGGCTGCATAACATGCGGACCCTGAAATATCACAAAAAACCGGAAAAACAGGCGGCCATTGCCCAGGAAACGCTGGATATCTATGCGCCCATTGCGGCCCGGTTAGGGATATTCTGGGTGAAAAACGAACTGGAAGAGATCGCTTTTTTCTACACCCTGCCCGACGAGTATGAACATATCGATGCCATGGTGAACCGGGCCAAGGATGAAAAAGAAGACTATATCAAAGAGGTGTCCACCAGCCTTCATTATAAAATGGAAGAGATGGAACTGCCCTGTGACATCAAGGGCCGGTACAAGCAGCATTACAGTATCTACCAGAAAATGATTTCCCAGAATCTGGATTTTGATGAGGTGTATGATATCATCGCCTTTCGCATTATTCTGGACACCGTGCCCCAGTGTTATGCCGCCATGGGTGCCATCCATTCCATGTGGAAGCCCATTTACTACAAGATCAAGGATTATATCGGCAATCCCAAACCCAATATGTATCAGTCCATCCATACCACGGTCATCGGCCCCAAAGGGGAGCGGGTGGAAATTCAGATCCGGACCCGGGAGATGGACCGGATTGCTGAATCCGGTATCGCGGCCCACTGGAGTTACAAAGAAGGGACTCATATCGATGAGAACACCGGGGAGATGTTTGCCTGGATTCGGAATCTGGTGGAAAATCAGGAAAATTTCAATGATCCGGATGAATTTCTGGAAAATGTACGCATTGATCTGTATCCGGATGAAATCTATGTGATCACCCCGGCCGGAGAAATCAAGACCCTGCCAAGGGGGGCAACGCCGGTGGATTTTGCGTATCTGATTCATACGGAAGTGGGTGCGGAATGTACCGGTGCCAAAGTGAACGGAAAAATTGTTCCTTTGGCCCATGAACTCAAGACCGGAGATACCGTTGAAATCATCACCACCAAAGGGCATACCCCCAGTCCGGACTGGCTTACCTTTGTCAAAACAGTCAAAGCCAGAACCAAGATTCGCGGCCTGATCAATGCCCGAGAAAAAGAGCGCTCCTATTCTCTGGGAAGAGAGATGTGTGAAAAACTGTTCCGGAAGAAAAATCAGAACTTCAATGCCTTGATCAAATCCGGACATATCGGAGAGGTTGCGGACACATTCGGATTCAAATCCGTGGATGATCTCATTGCCCATGTGGGATTTGGTAAACTGACGCCCATGCAGGTCCTGAACAAGGCCCTTCCTAATCTGGAAAAAGAAGGCAAAGAAGAAGAAGAGGCGATTCTGCCTAAAAGTGCCGGCAACCGGTCAAAAAAATCAGATACCGGCATTATTGTCAAAGGACTCAACGATGTTCTGGTCAAATTTTCCAAATGCTGCAATCCGCTTCCCGGAGATCCCATCACCGGGTATATCACCCAGGGTCAGGGCGTTACCATTCACCGGAAAAACTGCATCAATGTTTTGAAAATGAGTCCAGAGCGGCTGATCGATGTGCAATGGAGCGGTGAGTATCATGATTCCTATCCCGCCAGTATCCGGATCAAAACCGATGACCGGTTCGGTCTGCTGGCAGACATCGCTCTGGTGATAACCAAAAATAACGCCAATATTCTCAACGCCAAAACCGATACATCCGATACCGGGGTGGCCATGTTTTATTTTACCATTATGGTGGAAAGTTCAAGCCAGCTGCGTAAAATCATGTCCGCTCTCAGACGCGTGAAAAAAGTAACGGAAGTCAAACGGGTGGTTCGACATGAATAA
- the trxA gene encoding thioredoxin: MTDKIIEIDDDGFEEKVLNSEKPVMVDFWAPWCGPCKAIAPTVEALEKTYGDQMTFAKINVDENPLSPSKYGVQAIPTLIFFKNGEIADQITGMVAKEKLEQTIKKVL; the protein is encoded by the coding sequence ATGACCGATAAAATCATTGAAATTGACGACGATGGATTTGAAGAAAAAGTGTTGAACTCTGAAAAACCAGTCATGGTCGATTTCTGGGCACCCTGGTGCGGCCCCTGCAAAGCCATCGCACCCACAGTTGAGGCATTGGAAAAAACCTATGGGGATCAGATGACGTTCGCCAAAATCAATGTGGATGAAAATCCTCTCAGCCCCAGCAAATATGGGGTTCAGGCGATCCCCACCCTGATTTTTTTCAAAAATGGTGAAATCGCGGATCAGATCACCGGAATGGTTGCCAAGGAAAAACTGGAACAAACCATCAAGAAGGTCCTGTAA
- the proS gene encoding proline--tRNA ligase, with amino-acid sequence MGAKNKTAITPTREEDYAQWYQEIIKASDMAENSPVRGCMVMKPWGYAIWENIMNQMDAEFKKTGVKNAYFPLFIPLSYLEKEAEHVEGFAKECAVVTHHKLEKGPDGKLVPAGELAEPLIVRPTSETIIGESMSRWTSSYRDLPILLNQWANVVRWEMRTRMFLRTSEFLWQEGHTAHATREEAVKRTLQMLDLYANFVQDRLAMPVIKGRKSESERFPGADDTTCIEAMMQDRRALQAGTSHFLGQNFAKGSDIRFQNEDGQEQFAWTTSWGTSTRMIGGMIMVHSDDDGLVVPPRIAPAHVVILPIVKKDQDNSQVLESADALKAALNEKMYHGRAVEVEIDDRDIGGARGWDWVKKGIPVRVELGPRDVAADTVFVARRDREAGQKESVDRETFINTITDTLDQIQQVLFDRALAFQKENTFHVDTWQAFEEIYKDAKGAHNGAFVYAHWCGSRDCEERIKKELSVTIRCIPFDSSKEAGKCICCDKPSEQRVLFAKAY; translated from the coding sequence ATGGGAGCAAAAAATAAAACAGCCATTACCCCGACCCGGGAAGAAGATTATGCCCAGTGGTATCAGGAAATCATCAAGGCATCGGACATGGCGGAAAATTCCCCGGTCAGAGGGTGTATGGTCATGAAACCCTGGGGGTATGCCATCTGGGAGAACATCATGAATCAGATGGATGCCGAGTTCAAGAAAACCGGGGTTAAAAATGCCTATTTTCCCCTTTTCATCCCGTTGTCATATCTGGAAAAAGAGGCCGAGCATGTGGAAGGGTTTGCCAAGGAATGTGCCGTGGTCACCCATCATAAACTGGAAAAAGGACCGGACGGAAAACTGGTGCCGGCGGGTGAACTGGCGGAGCCGTTGATTGTCCGGCCCACCTCTGAAACCATTATCGGTGAATCCATGTCCCGGTGGACTTCCTCGTACCGGGATCTGCCCATTCTGCTCAACCAGTGGGCCAATGTGGTGAGATGGGAGATGCGCACCCGCATGTTTCTGCGCACCAGCGAGTTTCTGTGGCAGGAAGGACATACGGCCCACGCCACCAGAGAGGAAGCCGTAAAAAGAACATTGCAGATGCTGGATTTGTATGCAAACTTTGTTCAGGACCGGCTGGCCATGCCCGTGATCAAGGGTCGAAAATCTGAATCGGAACGGTTTCCCGGTGCGGATGACACCACGTGTATTGAAGCCATGATGCAGGACAGGAGAGCCCTTCAGGCCGGAACCTCCCATTTTCTGGGACAGAATTTCGCCAAAGGATCAGATATCCGGTTTCAGAATGAAGACGGCCAGGAACAGTTTGCCTGGACCACGTCCTGGGGGACTTCCACCCGGATGATCGGCGGCATGATCATGGTTCATTCCGATGATGACGGCCTGGTGGTGCCGCCCCGGATCGCCCCGGCCCATGTGGTGATTCTGCCGATTGTGAAAAAAGATCAGGACAACTCACAAGTACTGGAAAGTGCTGATGCATTAAAGGCGGCCCTGAATGAAAAAATGTATCATGGCAGGGCCGTGGAAGTGGAGATTGACGACCGGGATATCGGTGGGGCCCGGGGATGGGACTGGGTGAAAAAAGGGATCCCCGTCCGGGTGGAACTGGGACCCAGGGACGTTGCCGCCGATACCGTGTTTGTGGCCAGAAGAGACAGGGAGGCCGGCCAGAAGGAAAGTGTGGACAGAGAAACGTTCATCAATACCATCACCGACACGCTGGACCAGATTCAGCAGGTATTGTTTGACCGGGCCCTGGCATTCCAGAAAGAAAACACATTTCACGTCGATACCTGGCAGGCGTTTGAAGAGATTTACAAGGATGCCAAAGGGGCTCATAACGGCGCATTTGTCTATGCCCACTGGTGTGGTTCCAGGGATTGTGAAGAACGCATCAAAAAAGAATTGTCCGTCACCATCCGGTGTATCCCGTTTGATTCTTCCAAAGAAGCCGGCAAATGCATCTGTTGTGACAAGCCAAGTGAACAGCGGGTATTGTTTGCCAAAGCCTATTGA